Proteins encoded together in one Amphiprion ocellaris isolate individual 3 ecotype Okinawa chromosome 14, ASM2253959v1, whole genome shotgun sequence window:
- the acaca gene encoding acetyl-CoA carboxylase 1 isoform X3: protein MLPWLTFAVCLTAVLGLFFWSRKQLSIVIAACSCRPAMAQQDGAAKKNPAVAALHSHFMVGSVSEENSEDENQGKQDIQLEEKETRSCSPSSCSSDSTFEMGFDHIDGPAHNLRSSMSGLHLVKQGRDRRRIDLQRDFTVASPAEFVTRFGGNKVIEKVLIANNGIAAVKCMRSIRRWAYEMFRNERAIRFVVMVTPEDLKANAEYIKMADHYVPVPGGTNNNNYANVELILDIAKRIPVQAVWAGWGHASENPKLPELLQKNGIAFMGPPSQAMWALGDKIASSIVAQTAGIPTLPWSGTGLTVEWTENNQKKKLINVPHDLYELGCIQDVEDGLKAAENIGFPVMVKASEGGGGKGIRKVNCADDFPNLFRQVQAEVPGSPIFVMQLAKHARHLEVQILADQYGNAISLFGRDCSVQRRHQKIIEEAPATIATSDVFEDMERCAVKLAKMVGYVSAGTVEYLYSQDGSFYFLELNPRLQVEHPCTEMVADVNLPAAQMQIAMGIPLHRIKDIRMLYGVQPWGDSPIDFERLSNTPSPRGHVIAARITSENPDEGFKPSSGTVQELNFRSNKNVWGYFSVAAAGGLHEFADSQFGHCFSWGENREEAISNMVVALKELSIRGDFRTTVEYLIKLLETESFQHNSIDTGWLDRLISEKMQAERPDTMLGIVSGALHVADVNLRNSVSNFLHSLERGQVLPAHTLLNTVDVELIYEGTKYVLTVTRQSPNSYVVIMNNSSAEVDVHRLSDGGLLLSYDGSSYTTYMKEEVDRYRITIGNKTCVFEKENDPSLLRSPSAGKLIQYTVEDGGHVFSGQCYAEIEVMKMVMTLTAAESGCIHYVKRAGAALEPGCVIAKLQLDDPSRVQQAELHTGALPSIQAVALRGEKLHRVFHNTLDHLVHIMSGYCLPEPFFSAKLKEWVERLMKTMRDPSLPLLELQDIMTSVSGRIPPAVEKAIKKEMAQYASNITSVLCQFPSQQIANILDSHAATLNKKSEREVFFMNTQSIVQLVQKYRSGIRGHMKAVVMDLLRQYLKVEIQFQNGHYDKCVFTLREENKGDMANVLNYIFSHAQVTKKNLLVTMLIDQLCGRDPTLTDELMAILTELTQLSKTTNAKVALRARQVLIASHLPSYELRHNQVESIFLSAIDMYGHQFCIENLQKLILSETSIFDVLPNFFYHSNQVVRMAALEVYVRRAYIAYELNSVQHRQLKDNTCIVEFQFMLPTSHPNRGNIPTLNRMSFSSNLNHYGMVHVASVSDVLLDTSFTPPCQRMGAMVSFRSFQEFTRNIPDVLSCFSDSPPPSPTFPEGGNPVLYGEEDNKSVQDEPIHILNVAIKTDSDVDDDGLAAMFREFTQSKKSLLFEHGIRRLTFLVAQKDFRKQVNCEVDQRFHREFPKFFTFRARDKFEEDRIYRHLEPALAFQLELNRMRNFALTAIPCANHKMHLYLGAARVEVGTEVTDYRFFVRAIIRHSDLVTKEASFEYLHNEAERLLLEAMDELEVAFNNTTVRTDCNHIFLNFVPTVIMDPSKIEESVRSMVMRYGSRLWKLRVLQAELKINIRLTPTGKQIPIRLFLTNESGYYLDISLYKEVTDSRTGQVGPKDRQIMFQAYGDKQGPLHGMLINTPYVTKDLLQSKRFQAQSLGTTYVYDFPEMFRQALKKLWHSSQAYAHLPKCPLPSELLTFTELVLDAQGQLVQMNRLPGGNEIGMVAWRMTLRTPEYPAGREIIVISNDITHKIGSFGPQEDVLFLRASEMARESGIPRIYIAANSGARIGLAEEIRHMFHVAWQDPADPYKGFKYLYLTPQDYKKVSALNSVHCEHVEDEGESRYKITDIIGKDEGLGVENLKGSGMIAGESSLAYEEIITMNLVTCRAIGIGAYLVRLGQRTIQVDNSHIILTGAGALNKVLGREVYTSNNQLGGIQIMHNNGVTHTTVCDDFEGVFNILQWLSYMPMCKSSPVPILQAKDPIDRLIEFVPTKAPYDPRWMLAGRPSQTPKGSWQSGFFDHGSFMEIMQPWAQSVVVGRARLGGIPTGVVAVETRSVELSIPADPANLDSEAKIIQQAGQVWFPDSAFKTAQAIKDLNREGLPLIVFSNWRGFSGGMKDMYDQVLKFGAYIVDGLREYKQPVLVYIPPQAELRGGSWVVIDPTINPRHMEMYADKDSRGGVLEPEGTVEIKFRRKDLVKTMRRVDPVYTNLAERLGTPELSPPDRKELETKLKEREEFLLPIYHQVAVQFADLHDTPGRMQEKGVITDILEWQTSRQFFYWRLRRLLLEDTVKRKIQAANSELTDGQIQAMLRRWFVEAEGAVKAYLWDNNEEVVAWLERQLAEEEGARSVIDENIKYIRRDHILKQIRSLVQANPEVAMDSIVHMTQHISPTQRAEVVRILSTMETSSSS from the exons ATGCTGCCCTGGCTCACCTTTGCCGTGTGTCTGACGGCGGTGCTCGGCTTGTTTTTCTGGTCCCGCAAGCAGCTATCGATAG TGATCGCAGCCTGCTCGTGTCGTCCAGCCATGGCACAGCAGGACGGTGCTGCCAAGAAGAACCCCGCTGTTGCGGCATTGCACTCTCACTTCATGGTGGGATCAGTGTCGGAGGAGAACTCCGAAGATGAAAACCAAGGGAAGCAAGACATCcagctggaggaaaaggagACTCGCTCCTGTTCCCCGTCCTCTTGTAGCTCCGACAGCACCTTTGAGATGGGATTTGACCACATTGATGGCCCGGCGCACAATCTAAG ATCAAGCATGTCAGGGCTGCACTTGGTGAAACAAGGCAGAGATCGCAGGCGAATTGATCTCCAGAGGGACTTCACTGTCGCTTCACCTGCTGAATTTGTCACCCGCTTCGGTGGTAACAAGGTCATTGAAAAG GTGCTCATTGCAAATAATGGCATTGCAGCAGTTAAATGCATGCGCTCCATCCGCCGCTGGGCCTATGAGATGTTTCGCAATGAAAGGGCAATTCgttttgttgtcatggtgaccccTGAAGACCTGAAGGCCAATGCAG AGTACATCAAAATGGCAGATCATTATGTTCCTGTGCCAGGAGGGactaataacaacaactatGCCAATGTGGAGCTTATTCTGGACATTGCTAAGCGGATACCTGTCCAG GCAGTGTGGGCTGGATGGGGCCATGCCTCAGAGAACCCCAAACTCCCAGAGCTCCTTCAAAAGAATGGCATTGCTTTCATGG GTCCCCCAAGTCAGGCTATGTGGGCTCTTGGAGACAAGATTGCTTCATCAATTGTGGCTCAGACGGCTGGCATACCAACTCTGCCCTGGAGTGGAACAG GGCTGACAGTAGAATGGACCGAGAACAACCAAAAGAAGAAACTAATCAACGTTCCCCATGACTTGTATGAGCTTGGTTGCATCCAGGATGTAGAGGATGGGCTGAAA GCAGCAGAGAACATTGGCTTCCCTGTAATGGTGAAGGCCTCTGAAGGTGGTGGAGGAAAAGGGATCCGTAAAGTGAACTGTGCTGATGACTTTCCTAATCTCTTCAGACAG GTCCAAGCAGAGGTTCCAGGATCACCCATTTTTGTCATGCAGCTAGCCAAGCATGCCCGCCACTTGGAGGTTCAGATTTTGGCTGATCAGTATGGCAACGCTATTTCCCTGTTTGGCAGAGACTGCTCTGTGCAGCGACGTCACCAGAAGATTATAGAGGAGGCTCCTGCCACCATTGCCACTTCTGATGTGTTTGAGGATATGGAAAGG TGTGCAGTAAAGCTGGCTAAGATGGTGGGTTACGTCAGTGCAGGCACAGTGGAGTACCTCTATAGCCAGGACGGCAGCTTCTACTTCCTCGAGCTCAACCCTCGTCTGCAGGTGGAACACCCTTGTACTGAGATGGTGGCTGACGTCAACTTGCCTGCAGCCCAAATGCAG ATTGCTATGGGTATTCCTCTTCACCGAATCAAGGACATCAGGATGCTTTATGGGGTCCAGCCCTGGGGAGACAGTCCCATAGATTTTGAGCGTCTGTCAAATACCCCCTCCCCTCGAGGCCATGTCATTGCAGCACGTATCACCAGTGAAAATCCAGATGAG GGTTTTAAGCCAAGCTCTGGGACAGTGCAAGAGCTGAATTTCCGCAGCAATAAGAACGTGTGGGGCTACTTCAGTGTTGCAGCCGCTGGAGGGCTGCACGAGTTTGCAGACTCCCAGTTTGGACACTGCTTCTCTTGGGGAGAAAATCGTGAAGAAGCTATCTC CAACATGGTGGTCGCTCTCAAGGAGCTGTCTATTAGGGGAGACTTCAGGACCACAGTCGAATACCTCATCAAGCTGCTGGAGACTGAAAGCTTTCAGCACAACAGCATTGACACAGGCTGGCTGGACAGGCTTATCTCAGAGAAGATGCAG GCGGAGCGTCCTGACACGATGCTGGGAATTGTGAGCGGTGCTCTGCATGTGGCCGATGTCAATCTCAGGAACAGTGTGTCTAACTTTCTGCATTCTTTGGAAAG GGGCCAAGTGCTGCCAGCACACACACTGCTCAACACTGTGGATGTGGAGCTGATCTATGAAGGCACTAAGTATGTCCTGACAGTGACGCGTCAGTCTCCAAACTCCTACGTGGTCATCATGAACAATTCTTCTGCTGAGGTTGATGTCCATCGACTCAGCGATGGAGGTCTTTTGCTTTCTTATGATGGAAGCAGCTACACTACCTACATGAAGGAAGAGGTGGACAG gtatCGCATCACAATTGGGAACAAGACTTGTGTGTTTGAAAAGGAGAACGATCCCTCGCTGCTGCGATCTCCTTCAGCAGGAAAACTCATTCAGTACACGGTAGAGGATGGTGGGCATGTGTTTTCTGGCCAATGCTACGCTGAAATAGAG GTGATGAAGATGGTAATGACTCTAACCGCTGCAGAGTCAGGTTGTATTCACTATGTGAAAAGGGCTGGAGCAGCACTGGAACCTGGCTGTGTCATTGCCAAACTGCAACTGGATGACCCAAGCAGAGTCCAGCAG GCAGAGCTGCACACTGGAGCCCTGCCTTCTATCCAGGCAGTAGCTCTGAGAGGAGAAAAGCTACACAGAGTCTTCCACAACACACTGGATCATCTTGTTCACATAATGAGTGGTTACTGTCTTCCTGAGCCTTTCTTCAGTGCTAAG CTGAAAGAGTGGGTGGAAAGGTTAATGAAAACCATGCGTGATCCCTCGCTGCCATTGTTGGAGCTTCAAGACATCATGACTAGTGTGTCGGGTCGTATCCCCCCTGCTGTGGAGAAGGCCATCAAGAAGGAGATGGCTCAGTACGCCAGCAACATAACCTCTGTGCTCTGCCAGTTCCCCAGCCAGCAG ATTGCAAACATCCTGGACAGCCATGCTGCTACTCTTAACAAGAAGTCAGAGAGAGAAGTCTTCTTTATGAACACACAAAGCATTGTTCAGCTGGTGCAGAA GTATCGAAGTGGCATCCGAGGTCACATGAAAGCAGTGGTGATGGATTTGCTTAGACAGTATCTGAAAGTAGAGATCCAGTTCCAGAATG GACACTATGACAAGTGTGTGTTTACACTGCGTGAGGAAAACAAAGGCGACATGGCCAATGTGCTCAACTATATCTTCTCCCATGCTCAAGTCACTAAGAAGAACCTGCTGGTTACCATGCTGATT GATCAGCTCTGTGGCCGTGATCCCACACTGACAGATGAACTTATGGCCATTTTGACTGAACTCACCCAGCTCAGCAAGACAACCAATGCTAAGGTGGCACTACGTGCTCGGCAG GTATTGATAGCATCGCACCTTCCCTCTTATGAGCTACGACACAACCAGGTGGAGTCCATCTTCCTCTCTGCCATTGATATGTATGGACACCAGTTCTGCATTGAGAACCTGCAG aaacTGATCCTTTCAGAGACATCCATCTTCGATGTGCTGCCAAACTTCTTCTACCACAGTAATCAGGTTGTCAGGATGGCTGCCCTAGAG GTGTATGTACGCAGAGCATACATTGCCTACGAACTCAACAGTGTTCAGCATCGACAACTGAAGGACAATACGTGTATAGTAGAGTTCCAATTCATGCTTCCCACCTCGCATCCCAACAG AGGGAACATCCCCACTCTAAACAG GATGTCATTCTCATCCAACCTGAATCACTACGGCATGGTGCATGTGGCCAGCGTGAGTGATGTTCTGCTTGACACCTCTTTCACACCACCGTGCCAGCGCATGGGAGCCATGGTCTCCTTCCGCTCATTTCAGGAGTTCACAAG aAACATACCAGATGTGTTGAGCTGCTTCTCTGACTCTCCCCCTCCAAGTCCAACCTTCCCAGAAGGAGGCAATCCTGTCCTGTATGGTGAAGAGGACAACAAG AGCGTCCAGGATGAGCCTATCCATATCCTGAATGTGGCTATTAAGACTGACAGTGACGTTGATGACGACGGCCTGGCAGCCATGTTCCGGGAGTTCACTCAGTCAAAG AAATCACTGCTGTTTGAACATGGCATTCGAAGGCTAACTTTCCTCGTAGCTCAGAAG GATTTCAGGAAGCAAGTCAACTGTGAGGTGGACCAAAGATTTCAT AGGGAATTCCCCAAGTTTTTCACATTCCGTGCCAGAGACAAG TTTGAGGAGGACAGGATCTACCGTCATCTGGAGCCAGCACTGGCGTTCCAGTTGGAGCTCAACCGCATGCGTAATTTTGCCCTAACTGCCATTCCATGCGCCAATCACAAGATGCACTTGTACCTGGGTGCAGCCCGTGTGGAGGTGGGCACAGAAGTTACAGACTACCGATTCTTTGTCCGAGCCATTATCCGCCACTCTGATTTGGTCACAAAG GAAGCCTCCTTTGAATACCTTCACAATGAAGCAGAGCGTCTGCTGCTGGAAGCCATGGATGAACTGGAGGTGGCTTTCAACAACACGACTGTACGAACTGACTGTAACCACATCTTCCTCAATTTTGTCCCTACAGTCATCATGGACCCATCAAAG ATTGAGGAGTCTGTGCGCTCTATGGTGATGCGGTACGGCAGCCGTCTGTGGAAGCTGCGTGTCCTGCAGGCTGAGCTGAAAATTAACATCCGCCTGACTCCAACAGGAAAGCAGATTCCCATCCGCCTCTTCCTTACTAATGAATCAGGTTATTACCTGGACATCAGCCTGTACAAGGAGGTCACTGATTCCCGAACGGGACAGGTGGGGCCCAAAGACCGACAG ATTATGTTCCAAGCATACGGAGACAAGCAAGGGCCCTTACATGGTATGCTCATCAATACACCCTATGTCACCAAGGACCTGTTGCAATCAAAGCGCTTCCAGGCACAGTCTCTGGGCACCACCTATGTCTATGACTTTCCAGAAATGTTCAGACAG GCTCTGAAAAAGCTGTGGCACTCTAGTCAGGCCTATGCCCACTTACCCAAATGCCCTCTTCCCTCTGAGCTGCTCACCTTCACAGAGCTGGTTCTCGACGCCCAAGGTCAGCTGGTGCAGATGAACCGACTGCCAGGAGGCAACGAG ATTGGTATGGTGGCCTGGCGGATGACCCTGCGAACCCCAGAGTATCCAGCGGGACGTGAGATCATCGTCATAAGTAATGACATCACACACAAGATAGGTTCATTTGGACCGCAGGAGGACGTGTTGTTCCTGCGAGCCTCAGAGATGGCACGAGAGAGCGGCATCCCTCGAATCTACATCGCAGCCAACAGTGGTGCTCGCATTGGCCTGGCAGAGGAAATCAGACACATGTTCCACGTGGCCTGGCAAGATCCAGCTGACCCTTATAAG GGTTTCAAGTATCTCTACCTCACACCTCAGGATTACAAGAAGGTTTCAGCCTTAAACTCTGTGCACTGCGAACACGTAGAGGATGAGGGAGAATCCAggtac AAGATCACTGACATTATAGGAAAAGATGAAGGCCTGGGTGTGGAGAACCTGAAGGGGTCTGGAATGATTGCTGGAGAGTCTTCCCTGGCTTATGAGGAGATCATCACCATGAATCTG GTCACATGTCGAGCCATAGGTATCGGGGCCTATCTGGTGAGGCTTGGACAGAGAACCATCCAAGTGGACAACTCTCACATTATCCTTACTGGAGCTGGAGCCCTCAACAAG GTCCTGGGCAGAGAAGTGTACACATCGAACAACCAACTTGGTGGAATTCAGATCATGCACAACAATGGTGTGACCCACACTACTGTTTGTGATGACTTTGAGGGAGTCTTCAATATTTTGCAGTGGCTGTCCTACATGCCCATG TGTAAATCTAGTCCAGTGCCCATCCTCCAAGCCAAGGATCCCATTGATCGGCTAATAGAGTTTGTGCCTACCAAGGCTCCCTATGATCCTCGCTGGATGTTAGCAGGACGTCCCAGCCAGA CTCCAAAAGGTTCCTGGCAGAGTGGTTTCTTTGACCATGGCTCTTTCATGGAGATCATGCAGCCTTGGGCTCAGAGTGTGGTGGTAGGCAGAGCCAG ACTGGGTGGGATACCTACTGGAGTGGTTGCTGTGGAGACCAGGTCTGTGGAGCTGTCAATCCCAGCTGATCCAGCTAATTTGGACTCAGAGGCAAAG ATCATCCAGCAGGCAGGACAGGTGTGGTTCCCAGATTCTGCCTTTAAAACAGCCCAGGCTATTAAGGATCTCAACCGCGAAGGCTTACCTCTCATTGTATTTTCCAACTGGAGGGGCTTTTCTGGAGGAATGAAAG ATATGTACGACCAGGTGCTGAAGTTTGGGGCCTACATTGTGGATGGACTGAGGGAGTACAAGCAGCCAGTACTAGTCTATATCCCCCCTCAGGCTGAGCTGAGAGGAGGCTCCTGGGTGGTCATAGATCCAACCATCAACCCCCGTCACATGGAGATGTACGCCGACAAGGACAGCCG AGGTGGAGTGTTGGAGCCTGAAGGAACAGTGGAGATCAAGTTTAGAAGGAAGGATCTGGTGAAGACCATGAGGAGAGTAGATCCAGTCTACACGAATCTGGCTGAACGATTGG GAACCCCAGAGCTGAGCCCGCCTGATCGAAAAGAGCTGGAGACCAAGCTTAAGGAGCGTGAGGAGTTTCTGTTACCCATCTACCATCAGGTGGCTGTGCAGTTTGCAGACCTTCATGACACTCCAGGTCGCATGCAAGAGAAGGGCGTTATCACG gATATCCTGGAATGGCAGACGTCACGTCAGTTCTTCTACTGGCGCCTGCGACGCCTGCTGCTGGAAGACACCGTGAAGAGGAAGATCCAAGCGGCTAACAGTGAGCTGACAGACGGCCAGATCCAGGCAATGCTGCGCCGCTGGTTTGTGGAGGCTGAAGGGGCTGTTAAG GCTTATCTGTGGGATAACAATGAAGAGGTGGTGGCATGGCTGGAGAGGCAACTAGCTGAAGAAGAGGGCGCGAGGTCCGTCATCGATGAGAACATCAAGTACATCCGCCGGGATCACATCCTCAAGCAGATTCGCAG CCTTGTTCAAGCCAATCCAGAGGTTGCCATGGATTCCATTGTGCACATGACCCAGCACATCTCACCCACACAGAGAGCTGAAGTGGTGCGTATCCTGTCCACTATGGAGACGTCATCCTCCTCCTAG